In Rhodococcus pseudokoreensis, the DNA window CCGCGCTCCCTCATGCTCGGATTCCATGCCACGGCAGATCCCCGAGACGAGCTCGTCTTCATGGATGGCGAGATCGGCGAAGCTCACTGGTGCACCCGCGCGGAGGTACGGGAGGCTCTGGCTGCAGGGGATTGGACGAGCTCGGCGGATGCGCACGTGTTGTTGCCCGGCGCAGTCTCGATTGCGAGGCGCATGCTCGAGGCCTGGGCGCGAGCCAGTGATTGACACTCTGTCTCGATCGGCACGGTCCCCTCCTCGACTGGCACTACTGCGGAAGGAACCGGCTTCCGTCGATTCCCAGGGCACGCATTTTGCGGTAGAGGGTGGAGCGAGCTACCCCCAGGCGTTGCGCAGCCAGTAGTTTGTTGCCGTCGGTCTCGACGAGTGCCCTGAGCAACGCGTCACGCTCCGCCAATTCGAGTGAGGTCGAGGCATTTCGGCGGCGTAGATCACCGTCGCGGTATCCGTCGGGCAGATGCTGCACTCCGATGTCGGAGCCCATCGAACGCAGGAGCGAGGACGCCAGAACCGATTCGAGCTCTCTGACATTTCCCGGCCAGTCCCGCGCGACCAGCAGTTGCAGAGCAGTGGGTTGCAGTCGCAGGCCGGTGCGGTCCGGGGAGTGCTTACGTAGTAGGGCGACACTGATGTCGGCGATATCTTCGGACCGATGTCGCAGTGGATCGATCTCTATGCGGCGCATGAAGTGATCGCACAGTCGACCGGCGGGGCCTTGACGGATCCCTTCGCCGGCGGTGGCAATGATGTGAGCGCGATTGTCGACGGCCTCGCTGAGGATCGCGCAGACGTTGGAGACCAGTTGTTCCGGCAGGAGATCGAGATGCCGGATGATGAGGGCTCCGTCGACCTTGTTCCAATTGACCAGTCCGGCAATCCACGCGACGGGGTCGACGGAGGCGGTACCAGCGTCGAACACGGTGAAATGGCCGTCGGCATCCTGCATCCGGTGGAGGGCGCTCGCGGCAAAGAACTTGCCGGCGCCGGGTTCTCCGGTGACGAGCACAGGTGCGTCGATCGCGACGAGTCGCTCGAGTTCGGTCTGCAGTCGCTTCGTCGACAAACTGCGGCCGGGAACCTTGACAGTCTCCGTGCGTCTTTCGACGGTGGAGGCCGACGCCAATTGACGGGCGGGCGACTTCTTCGTATCGCGGGGATGTGGCCGCATCTCGATGACGATGCCCGCCGGCGTTCGGGAGTCTCCGACTCTGCGTGCAGTTGCGGAAACCGTGACGTTGTCGGCGAGTCTGACTTCCCCGATGAACTCGTCGCGGCCGGCCAGCATTCGGCATGCCCAATCCCACAAGAGCGCCTGGTCGGACGTGTCGATGATCTGCGCGGCCATCGGAGTGGTCATGATGACATCTTGATTCAAGGACACCACTGCAGAGGAGCCGCGTCGAGAGGCCTGCAGGAAGGACTGGAGAAGCAGTTGCTCGCGATCGGAGGACTCGGCGTAGAGACGCGACTGAATTTCGCGAACGGCTGATTGCGCCAGGGCACCCATCAGCGCGTTGGAGTCCGACAGGTTGGAAGTGATGTCGAGGATCCCCTCCACTGTGCGGGTGATCGGATGGATGATAGGAACACCGACGCACGCCAGGCTTTGCAGCGCCTCACGGAAGTGCTCACCACCGCTGACTTGGAACGGTCGTCGCTCCTCCAACGCGGTGCCGATCCCGTTGGTGCCGGTGTCCTCCTCGGCATAGCGGAAGCCGGGTGCCACGTAGGCGCGGTCCAAACGCGCTCGCAACCCTGCGTCGCCCGCCCTGCGGTCGACGATCTGAGCGGCGGAATCGGCCAGCAGGATGGTCGCGGGCGCGTCCTGCAGGTGTAGGACGAGGTTGTCGATCACGGGATCGGCGGCTCTCCTCAACCGGCTGTCACGATCCACGTCCGGCGTGTAGGGAAGGTCGCCGTCGCCGGCCGAGACGCCGATAACTTCACACCGCCGCCATGACGCCTCGATCTCGGGTCGGAGGGTGCTCAACTCCTGGCTCTCTCGTGATGGCGCTGATATCCAGAATCGTTCACGTTCGTTCAATGGCTCGCGGCCCGCCTTGTCGATACTCATAGCCACCTTACATCACTGGTCAGGGGATTTTCCGAGCTGACCCTCCCCCAAATGTAACCTGGCTCACATCTTTGGGTGTGTCCCGTTTTGCTACAGTCCGCTCGCTGTACCGGACCTGGTGGGAATGACTGCAACGTTGTGGTCGACACCATCGGAGACTGTGCTCGCCTGGTCTGTCGATGCGGGCTGACCTGTGTTTTCCCGATGCCGTCGTCTGATGTCGGCTTTGTCGATCTTGCCCATTGCAGTCTTGGGGATCTCATCGACTCTCACGAAACGATCGGGCAGCCAGAACCGGGGGAGGGTTGTCGCCAGGAACGTCCGAAGCTCCTCGTCGGTCACGTCGGCGTCCAGCCGGAGCCACGCGAGGGGGCGTTCCTGCCATGTGTCGTCCGGCACGGCGATGACGGCGGCCTCCGAGACAGCAGGATGAAGCATGAGCGCATTCTCGAGGTCCACCGAGGAAATCCATTCCCCACCGCTCTTGACGAGGTCCTTTTCGCGGTCTTTGATCTGCAGGCCGGCATCTGGGTGAACGGTCGCCACATCGCCGGTGCGCAGCCAGCCGTCTCGAAAGCTGTCCGGCGTTCGTGGATCGTCCAGGTATTCCCGGGCGACCCACGGCGAACGTACTTCCAGTTCGCCGACGGTCTGACCATCCCAGTGTTGCGGTGAGCCGGATTCGTCCACGACGCGGAGCTCGAACAACGGCAGTGGCCTGCCCTGCATCGAGCCGCCGGGGGAGAACGTGCCCATCGGAGATGTCTCGGTCATTCCCCATCCATTTACGACGCGGGCGCCTTGCTCAGCCCACCACCGCGCCAGCGCGACCGGCGGCACCTGCCCTCCGAGCCACATCGTCTTCAGCTCCGAGAGGTCGTAGCCACAGTTACGGCGTAGGTGCTCGTCGCGCATGAGGGCGGCGACCGTCGGCGAGCCGACGAAGGTGTCGGGCCGTTCGCCATGGATCAAGTCCAGGAACCGCTCGGGTGTGGGGTGCGGTCCGGGCAGCACCAGACGTGCGCCCTGGAGCGCCGCCGCGTAGGGGACACCCCAGCCGTTGACGTGCGACATCTGGGTGGCGAGCAGGTAGGCCCGCTCCGCGTCGATCTCGACTCCGCCCTTGGTGCTGATCGCCATGGCGTGGAGCACGATGCTCCGGTGGCTGTAGACGACGCCCTTGGGCAACCCGGTCGTGCCCGAGGTGAAGCAGATCGACGCCGCAGTGTTTTCGTCGACCTCCTGGAAGGACCCGAGGGTGCATGCACGTGAAACGAACTGATCATAGGGAATGACCTGGTCGAAGCCATCGATCGCACCGGGTTGGCCCACAACGACGAGGTGCCGAACCGTGGGAATCCGACCACGCATCGCCTCTACCAACGGGAGAAGATCCTCGTCGACGATCAGAACCTCATCTGAAACATGGTTGATCGTATAGGCCATGTGTTCGACCGGCATGCGGTGATTTACCGTGTGCAGGACGGCCCCGAGCGCTGGGACCGCGAAGTATGCCGCCAGGTGCTGACGGGTATTCCACGCCATGGTTGCGATTCGGGACCCGCGTTTCACGCCGATCGATGCGAGCGCACCGGCCAGATCCCTCACGTCGGAGACCAGG includes these proteins:
- a CDS encoding sigma-54-dependent Fis family transcriptional regulator, with protein sequence MSTLRPEIEASWRRCEVIGVSAGDGDLPYTPDVDRDSRLRRAADPVIDNLVLHLQDAPATILLADSAAQIVDRRAGDAGLRARLDRAYVAPGFRYAEEDTGTNGIGTALEERRPFQVSGGEHFREALQSLACVGVPIIHPITRTVEGILDITSNLSDSNALMGALAQSAVREIQSRLYAESSDREQLLLQSFLQASRRGSSAVVSLNQDVIMTTPMAAQIIDTSDQALLWDWACRMLAGRDEFIGEVRLADNVTVSATARRVGDSRTPAGIVIEMRPHPRDTKKSPARQLASASTVERRTETVKVPGRSLSTKRLQTELERLVAIDAPVLVTGEPGAGKFFAASALHRMQDADGHFTVFDAGTASVDPVAWIAGLVNWNKVDGALIIRHLDLLPEQLVSNVCAILSEAVDNRAHIIATAGEGIRQGPAGRLCDHFMRRIEIDPLRHRSEDIADISVALLRKHSPDRTGLRLQPTALQLLVARDWPGNVRELESVLASSLLRSMGSDIGVQHLPDGYRDGDLRRRNASTSLELAERDALLRALVETDGNKLLAAQRLGVARSTLYRKMRALGIDGSRFLPQ
- a CDS encoding long-chain fatty acid--CoA ligase, which translates into the protein MMSSQLSVARLLWRAENVNGARINTAWTSDGVRSFTYRDLVSDVRDLAGALASIGVKRGSRIATMAWNTRQHLAAYFAVPALGAVLHTVNHRMPVEHMAYTINHVSDEVLIVDEDLLPLVEAMRGRIPTVRHLVVVGQPGAIDGFDQVIPYDQFVSRACTLGSFQEVDENTAASICFTSGTTGLPKGVVYSHRSIVLHAMAISTKGGVEIDAERAYLLATQMSHVNGWGVPYAAALQGARLVLPGPHPTPERFLDLIHGERPDTFVGSPTVAALMRDEHLRRNCGYDLSELKTMWLGGQVPPVALARWWAEQGARVVNGWGMTETSPMGTFSPGGSMQGRPLPLFELRVVDESGSPQHWDGQTVGELEVRSPWVAREYLDDPRTPDSFRDGWLRTGDVATVHPDAGLQIKDREKDLVKSGGEWISSVDLENALMLHPAVSEAAVIAVPDDTWQERPLAWLRLDADVTDEELRTFLATTLPRFWLPDRFVRVDEIPKTAMGKIDKADIRRRHRENTGQPASTDQASTVSDGVDHNVAVIPTRSGTASGL